A genomic window from Elaeis guineensis isolate ETL-2024a chromosome 3, EG11, whole genome shotgun sequence includes:
- the LOC105041861 gene encoding large ribosomal subunit protein uL15x — protein sequence MTTRFKKNRKKRGHVSAGHGRIGKHRKHPGGRGNAGGMHHHRILFDKYHPGYFGKVGMRYFHRLRNKFYCPTVNVDRLWSLVPDDVKESAVACDANSAPLIDVTQFGYFKVLGKGMLPPSRPVVVKAKLVSKIAEKKIKAAGGAVLLTA from the coding sequence atgaCGACCcgcttcaagaagaaccggaagaAGCGTGGCCATGTGAGCGCCGGGCACGGTCGCATCGGCAAGCACCGGAAGCACCCCGGTGGCCGCGGtaacgccggaggcatgcaccaccaccgcatTCTCTTCGACAAGTACCATCCCGGGTActttggcaaggtcggcatgcgctacttccaccgcctccgcaacaagttctactgtcccaccgtcaacgtcgaccgcctctggtccctcgtccccgacgacgtcaaggagTCCGCCGTTGCTTGCGACGCCAACTCCGCCCCCTTGATCGATGTCACCCAGTTCGGCTACTTCAAGGTCCTCGGCAAGGGCATGCTTCCCCCCTCCCGCCCCGTCGTCGTCAAGGCCAAGCTCGTATCCAAGATTGCGGAGAAGAAGATCAAGGCCGCCGGCGGCGCCGTACTCCTTACCGCTTGA